The segment GCGCTGGAAAGGGCTCCTCGATGAGCTCGAGCACGATGCCGGTCCCGTCCTTGCGGCGCACGAACGCCTCGTACGGCTCGCGGCGCACGCCGTCGGCCAGCGCCCCGTCGGTGCTCGCGTGCACCCCGTTCGCGGGGCGCCCCGGATCGAGCAGATCGTCGTAGGGGCGCCCGAGCAGCTCCTCCGGTTCGAACCCGAGCACCGAGCGGACGGAAGGGGAGAGCCAGGTGAAGCGGTGTTCGGCGTCGTGGATGTAGAAGAAGAGCCCCTCCGCACCCTCCACCATCAACCGGTAGAAGTCGACTTCCGGTTCGGGACCGCCGCCGCCCATCAGAGCTCGTGCCGGATCGCCCACAGATCGGGGAAGAACGGCTTGAAGAGCGATTCCTTCAGGAAGGCCACCCCCGGCGAGCCTCCCGTCCCCTTCTTGGCGCCGATCGTCCGCTCCACGAGCTTCACGTGCCGGTACCGCCACTCCTGCATCCCCTCGTCGATGTCCGTCATCAATTCGAAGAGGATCGCGAGGTCGGGGCGCGTCCGGTAGAGCCGGAGCAGCCCCTCCCGGCGGGCGGCCGGCTCGACGCCGTGGTGGGCGAGGAAGTCGTCGAAATGATCGAGCAGCGAGCGCTCGGCGAGACGGGCCTCGAGGCGGCGGCGCGCCTCGGAGCCCTCGGGGTGGTACTTCAGCAGCTCCGGACGCCGGTAGCCGAGTACGTACTCCAGCTCGCGGAACTGGTACGACTGGAACCCCGAGGCGGTCTCGAGGCGGCTTCGGAACGAGGCGAACGACATCGGGGTCATCGTCTCGAGGATGTCGAGCTGCGCCACAGCGGTCTTCAGGATCATCCGGACGCGTTTGAGGGTGTGCACCGCCCCCCAGAGGTCGCCCGCGGTGAAGTCGCGCTTCACCTTCTCGATCTCGTGGAGGATCTCCAGGAACCACAGCTCGTAGACCTGGTGAATGACGATGAAGAGCATCTCGTCGTGTTCAGGGGGGTCCGAGCGCGGCGTCTGGAGCCGGAGGAGCTCCGTGAGCTTCAGGTAACTCGCGTAGGTCAGCTCGCTCATCGCTGCGCGAGGATAGCAGCGGCGGCCGCCGCCGCGAAAACGATCCCCGCGCCCACCCAGCGCACGACGCGCCACTGGTCGGCCGCCCTCCGGACCGCGTCCGCGTAGGGAGTCCGGCTGAACGACACGAGGTAATAGAGGGGCACGAACGACCCCGGGAACAGGCGGTGCAGGAGCTTTTCGAAGCGCTTGCCGAGTCGGAACCAGGGGGACGCCGTCTTGTCCCGCATCTCGACGAAGTTCGCGATCGCCAGGTCGGCGACGGTGTCGGCGTGGACCTTCCGCTCGCGGAAGTAGCGTTCGAACGCGGCGGAGAGATCCTCCGCGCTCTCGCGCCAGCACCGGTCGAGGACCAGGCAGTCCTCGAAGGCGGCGTTCGCGCCCTGTCCGTAGAACGGGACGATCGCGTGCGCCGCGTCGCCGAGGAGGACCGCCTTGTCCTTCCAGAACCAGGGCGCGCAGCGCACGGTGACGAGCGAGCCGATCGGGTTGAGGAGGAAGTCGGAGCCCAGGGTCGGGATCAGCGGCACGGCGTCGGGGAAGACGCGCCCGAAGTAGTCGAGGACGTCGCGCTCGGTCTTCGGTGTGGAGAGGCCGTTGGGACCGTCGAACGGCCAGAAGCAGGTGCAGGTGAACGAGCCGTCGGCGTTCGGGAGCGCGATCATCATGAAGCCGCCGCGCGGCCAGATGTGCAGCGCGTTCGGCTCCAGGCGGTGTTTTCCTCCCGGCGCGGGCGGGATGGCGAGCTCGCGGTAACCGTGCCCGAGATAGGACTGCGAGTACTCGAAACGGTCCGTGCGCTGCAGCGCGCCGCGGATCTCCGAGTAGGCGCCGTCGGCGCTCACGACGACGTCCGCGACGACCTCGTCGTGCGCGCCCGTGGCCACGTCCTCGAAGGTGCAGGCGGCACGGTCGAGGTCGACGCCGGTGCAGCGTCTCCCGAAGACGACGCGGGCGTTCGGGAGCCGCTCGACCGCCTCCACCAGCAGCCGGTTCAGCCCCGCGCGCGACACGGAGTGCAACACGTGGTGCGCCTCCGAACCGTACGGCTGATAGGCGAGCGCGCCCTCGACGGGATGGATCATCCGCCCGCGCATCGGGACCGACATCTCGCGCACCGCGGCGTCCAGGCCGACCGCCTCGAGGGCGGCCAGGCCCCGCGTCGAGATCGCGAGGTTGATCGACCGCCCGCGCGTCGCCGGCCCCTTCCTCGGATCGGGGCGCCGCTCGTGGATCGCGACCTCGTGCCCCTGCCGCGCCAGGAACAGGGCGGCGAGGGAGCCCCCGAGCCCGGCGCCGACGACGGTGACCTTGCGCCTCACGCTCCCACCTCCGCGATCGCCTCGGCCGCCCGCCAGACGTCATGGAACGAGTTGTACAGCGGAACCGGGGCCACGCGGATCACCTCGGGCGGCCGGAAGTCGGCGACGACCCCCGCCGCCTCGAGCGCGGCGAAACGCTCGCGCGGCCGGTCCTTGACCCGGAGCGAGAGTTGGCACCCCCGCGCCTCCGGATCGCGCGGCGTCAGGATCTCGAACGGGGAACCCGGCACCGCCTCGAGCAGCGCCTCGAGGAACGCGGTCAGCCTCAGCGACTTCGAGCGCAGCGGGCCGATCCCGGCTTCGTCGAAGATCTCGAGCGACGCACGCAGCGGCGCCATCGCGAGGATCGGGGGGTTGGACAGCTGCCACCCGTCCGCCGTGGCGCGCGGCACGAAGGTCTCGTTGAGGTGCATCCGGAACCGGGTCTCGGGGTCGTTCCCCCACCAGCCCCCCATCCGCGGAAGCGCGACGTTCGACGCGTGCCGCTCGTGCACGAAGCACCCGGCGATCGCCCCGGGGCCGGCGTTCAGGTACTTGTAGGAGCACCACGCCGCGAAATCGACGTTCCAGTCGTGGAGCTCGAGGGGCACGTTCCCCGCGGCGTGCGCGAGGTCCCACCCCACGACGCACCCCTTCGACCGCGCGGCGCGCGTGATCGCGGGGATGTCGAAGAGCCGGCCGCCGTAGTACTGGACTCCCGACAGCAGCACGACCGCGATCTCTCCTCCCCTGCGCTCCAGCGTCTCGAGGACCTCCGTCTCGGGAACGACCAGCACCGAGGACGCCGGATCGAGGCCGCGAAGCGTCGCCTGCGACTGCGCGGCGTAGATGTCGGAGGGGAACGCCTTCTCCTCGATCAGGATCGCGTGGCGCGAGGGCGTCGGGCGGTAGAACGTCGCCAGCATCAGGTGGAGGTTCACGGTGAGGGAGTTCATCGCGACGACTTCGCCGGGGAGCGCCCCGACCAGTCGCGCCAGCGGATCGCGGAGCGTTTCGTGGTAGCCGTACCACGGCGTCTTCGCGTGGAAGTGCCCTTCCACACCCAGGCGGGCCCAGTCGTCGAGCTCCTGGGCGACGTAGGCCCGCGCGGCGCGCGGCATCAGCCCGAGCGAGTTCCCGGCGAGGTAGACGAGCGAGCGGCCGTCCGGCCCCGTCGGGAGCTCGAACCGGTCGCGGAACCGCGCGAGCGGGTCGGCGGCGTCGAGCGCGATCGCCTCCTGCTCTCCGAGCCTCATCGCCCGAGAAACTCCATCGCCGTCCCCGACAGGAGGCGCGTGCGCGTCTCGGCGTCGAGGTCGCTCATCGACTCGATCATCGCCCCGGGGACCTCTTCGCCGAGCGGGAACGGATAGTCCGACCCGAGCGCGATCCGCTCCGCGCCCACCAGCCGGATGAGGAACCGCAGCGCGTCGGCGTCGTGCACCAGCGAATCGACGAAGAACCGGCCGAGGTAGCCGCTCGGCGCGCAGGGGACGAGGTCCGGTCGCGCCTCGGCTCCGTGCTGGATCCGGCCGAAGGTCCCGGGGAACGACCCTCCTCCGTGCGCGAACCCGATCCGGAGCGACGGCAACCTCTCGAGCACGCCGCCGAAGATCACCGAGCAGACCGCGACGGCGGTTTCCGCAGGCATGCCGACGAGCCACGGGAGCCAGTACTTCGACATCCGGTCGCGGCCGAGCATCTCCCAGGGGTGCACGAACACCGCCGCG is part of the Candidatus Polarisedimenticolaceae bacterium genome and harbors:
- a CDS encoding tryptophan 2,3-dioxygenase family protein, which codes for MSELTYASYLKLTELLRLQTPRSDPPEHDEMLFIVIHQVYELWFLEILHEIEKVKRDFTAGDLWGAVHTLKRVRMILKTAVAQLDILETMTPMSFASFRSRLETASGFQSYQFRELEYVLGYRRPELLKYHPEGSEARRRLEARLAERSLLDHFDDFLAHHGVEPAARREGLLRLYRTRPDLAILFELMTDIDEGMQEWRYRHVKLVERTIGAKKGTGGSPGVAFLKESLFKPFFPDLWAIRHEL
- a CDS encoding NAD(P)/FAD-dependent oxidoreductase, translated to MRRKVTVVGAGLGGSLAALFLARQGHEVAIHERRPDPRKGPATRGRSINLAISTRGLAALEAVGLDAAVREMSVPMRGRMIHPVEGALAYQPYGSEAHHVLHSVSRAGLNRLLVEAVERLPNARVVFGRRCTGVDLDRAACTFEDVATGAHDEVVADVVVSADGAYSEIRGALQRTDRFEYSQSYLGHGYRELAIPPAPGGKHRLEPNALHIWPRGGFMMIALPNADGSFTCTCFWPFDGPNGLSTPKTERDVLDYFGRVFPDAVPLIPTLGSDFLLNPIGSLVTVRCAPWFWKDKAVLLGDAAHAIVPFYGQGANAAFEDCLVLDRCWRESAEDLSAAFERYFRERKVHADTVADLAIANFVEMRDKTASPWFRLGKRFEKLLHRLFPGSFVPLYYLVSFSRTPYADAVRRAADQWRVVRWVGAGIVFAAAAAAAILAQR
- the kynU gene encoding kynureninase, whose translation is MRLGEQEAIALDAADPLARFRDRFELPTGPDGRSLVYLAGNSLGLMPRAARAYVAQELDDWARLGVEGHFHAKTPWYGYHETLRDPLARLVGALPGEVVAMNSLTVNLHLMLATFYRPTPSRHAILIEEKAFPSDIYAAQSQATLRGLDPASSVLVVPETEVLETLERRGGEIAVVLLSGVQYYGGRLFDIPAITRAARSKGCVVGWDLAHAAGNVPLELHDWNVDFAAWCSYKYLNAGPGAIAGCFVHERHASNVALPRMGGWWGNDPETRFRMHLNETFVPRATADGWQLSNPPILAMAPLRASLEIFDEAGIGPLRSKSLRLTAFLEALLEAVPGSPFEILTPRDPEARGCQLSLRVKDRPRERFAALEAAGVVADFRPPEVIRVAPVPLYNSFHDVWRAAEAIAEVGA